A genomic window from Gigantopelta aegis isolate Gae_Host unplaced genomic scaffold, Gae_host_genome ctg2018_pilon_pilon:::debris, whole genome shotgun sequence includes:
- the LOC121391262 gene encoding uncharacterized protein LOC121391262: MMASNPGDVDGTLKKASKVPLPNDPEETWDSREPSNHEQSETMAADSLNISKDQVKDLSEWEKKCPITFNYKQVVACTEIHSFSDTEYLDFNFFYWIHLKKTDHIKDIERQLMTSKTTIDVASNNSITTECGTFCEGLWIPDWKQFVRNIITSKLNLFSHRKVGIGHAHEVVDYFQKNVDSLLDIQTISVIFVQGAMYIITEKNLLDDAENRVINTLQKIWDDFENTHTEGLSYAVDGKHTQEDLSHVGGELNHPVDDKHTLGELDEVVGDKHTQEDLSCVGGELNHPVDYKHTQEDLSHVGRELNHPVGDKHTQEDLSRVGGELNHPVGDKHTQEDLSRVGGELNHPVDYKHTQEGLSRVGGELNHPVGDTHTQEGLSRVGGELNHPVGDKHTQEGLSCVGGELNHPVGDKHTQEDLSRFGGELNHPVGDKHTQEGLSRVGGELNHPVGDKHTQEDLSHVGGELNHPVSDKHTQKDLSRVGGELNHPVDYKHTLGELDEAVGDKHTQEDLSCVGGELNHPVDYKHTQEDLSRVGGELNHPVGDTHTQEGLSRVGGELNHPVGDKHTQEGLSRVGGELNHPVGDKHTQEGLSRVGGELNHPVGDKHTQKDLSRVGGELNHPVDYKHTLGELDEAVGDKHTQEDLSCVGGELNHPVDYKHTQEDLSRVGGELNHPVGDTHTQEGLSRVGGELNHPVGDKHTQEDLSRFGGELNHQVGDKHTQEDLSRVGGELNHPVSDKHTQKDLSRVGGELNHPVDYKHTQEDLSHVGGELNHPVGDKHTQEDLSRVGGELNHPVGDKHTQEDLSRVGGELNHPVDDTHTQEDLSRVGGELNHPVDYKHTQGELDEVVDDKHTQGELDKAVDDTHTQGELDKAVNDKHTQGELDKVFDDKRTQGELDEAVDDKHTQGELSKCGKHKCKKESFSSGEYMNYLIKLNHQQIKLCESQSVKAFVITEMKKNNLDIVFEDEVTVSIKVKDESVGEKAKHVFSELFVSYVIDVNINKPTNFLTNDFVQLLKKIRRDGKLYVELNNNVITLVGTKDIDASLCSLLKKVMNDCIADDILLPADFDMDMIQHLKTKILDLLQEEYLVIIEPFTKDDCNGFTLKGIGRDVQNVKTGVSKMVDEMLEEQNSTTTDTGATTTAVKCHSLKLQFLHSCQAAKLDFINKLKEMGMTILSFDISSSVIHFEQGISPGTVQSSLNQFVVIDSHSLQNPKHLTVKDIQDKLAADQSLDGLRYDIIPTDEQGGNVFYLVVIAGDQHAVLTSKLKEILDNYSEHEEFFPLSDHQITFLKEKKKVQIKTIDKDTNVRIKCSTDRNGFTLRGLKLETQVAVQKLKSLMTDIENEMVEVELKESVSQLLLKSEEARFETENILFKDGFLCKWCLEEKAVRVLCFHNNCIEDFEKRLIEIIKVEKVPIGSETELNLFQVVSDIQNERNLHGGKVLIIFQKKSNKIIITGTSDIMEQTLAVVKKTLNSSQKLEVAQLVPDLRIADGSRESKKDISVVTKNTSSDGLKQPKKDISVVVSNNTASNGPKESENNVSFAALRNTTSDGEKPKTQETVIASPFEESKKLTTKISAYSHVTGNVKGENLQIYNLDENALKETDAKHKYARSPVLDEQTPKESVVKTMTTFTNKSVQESSIPSQSNVLVDDNKSRSKLEFSVPINKLAASDLLSPDGKPLLSSVEEKHNCRIEIDGMSQHGHKSDSVIKNQEMAAWYSPNGVCVVAVKGDMWKMKADVLLCPVHDATQNLQELIPADFLKGEEFSQCQKCVKSLDKKTVEFVQVKNQRCKCLAFTLIPRPQNKNKTVSIDTINQTFKEVMDKNFTSVAFPTTVDVHLVIQCVKDLLCTKSSQQILKNIYILLEYDHELQHLKSVMDKKCNKWDMTDSTVQPISRISVIIGELAKQQVDVLVNSTNWKLDLSHGMVSKSILELAGQQVQDECYRFCPKGIESGCVVKTSSGKLRTCKAIFHGALEEYKENYQYCTSIMESFIYSCLSTASGQFVSRPLHFLFLELGI; the protein is encoded by the exons atCAAGTTAAAGACCTGTCAGAATGGgaaaaaaagtgtccaattacttttaattataaacaaGTTGTTGCCTGTACggaaattcattcattttcagaCACAGAATatttagattttaattttttttactggaTACACTTAAAAAAGACAGATCATATTAAAGACATTGAAAGACAATTAATGACCAGTAAAACAACCATAGATGTTGCATCAAATAACAGTATCACCACTGAATGTGGCACATTTTGTGAAGGTTTATGGATTCCTGATTGGAAACAGTTTGTCAGAAATATTATTACAAGCAAGCTAAACTTGTTTTCACACAGAAAAGTGGGAATTGGACATGCCCATGAAGTTGTTGATTATTTCCAGAAAAATGTTGATAGTttattggatatacagacaatatctgtaatatttgttCAAGGTgcaatgtatattattactgaAAAGAATCTTCTTGATGATGCTGAAAATCGAGTCATTAATACATTACAGAAGATATGGGATGATTttgaaaatacacacacagaagGTCTTAGTTATGCAGTTGATGGCAAACACACCCAAGAAGATCTTAGTCATGTTGGTGGAGAGCTTAATCACCCAGTTGATGACAAACACACACTAGGAGAGCTTGATGAAGTGGTTggtgacaaacacacacaagaagATCTTAGTTGTGTTGGTGGAGAGCTTAATCACCCAGTTgattacaaacacacacaagaagATCTTAGTCATGTTGGTAGAGAGCTTAATCACCCAGTTggtgacaaacacacacaagaagATCTTAGTCGTGTTGGTGGAGAGCTTAATCACCCAGTTggtgacaaacacacacaagaagATCTTAGTCGTGTTGGTGGAGAGCTTAATCACCCAGTTgattacaaacacacacaagaagGTCTTAGTCGTGTTGGTGGAGAGCTTAATCACCCAGTtggtgacacacacacacaagaaggTCTTAGTCGTGTTGGTGGAGAGCTTAATCACCCAGTTggtgacaaacacacacaagaagGTCTTAGTTGTGTTGGTGGAGAGCTTAATCACCCAGTTggtgacaaacacacacaagaagATCTTAGTCGTTTTGGTGGAGAGCTTAATCACCCAGTTggtgacaaacacacacaagaagGTCTTAGTCGTGTTGGTGGAGAGCTTAATCACCCAGTTGGTGACAAACACACCCAAGAAGATCTTAGTCATGTTGGTGGAGAGCTTAATCACCCAGTTAGTGACAAACACACCCAAAAAGATCTTAGTCGTGTTGGTGGAGAGCTTAATCACCCAGTTGATTACAAACACACACTAGGAGAGCTTGATGAAGCGGTTggtgacaaacacacacaagaagATCTTAGTTGTGTTGGTGGAGAGCTTAATCACCCAGTTgattacaaacacacacaagaagATCTTAGTCGTGTTGGTGGAGAGCTTAATCACCCAGTtggtgacacacacacacaagaaggTCTTAGTCGTGTTGGTGGAGAGCTTAATCACCCAGTTggtgacaaacacacacaagaagGTCTTAGTCGTGTTGGTGGAGAGCTTAATCACCCAGTTggtgacaaacacacacaagaagGTCTTAGTCGTGTTGGTGGAGAGCTTAATCACCCAGTTGGTGACAAACACACCCAAAAAGATCTTAGTCGTGTTGGTGGAGAGCTTAATCACCCAGTTGATTACAAACACACACTAGGAGAGCTTGATGAAGCGGTTggtgacaaacacacacaagaagATCTTAGTTGTGTTGGTGGAGAGCTTAATCACCCAGTTgattacaaacacacacaagaagATCTTAGTCGTGTTGGTGGAGAGCTTAATCACCCAGTtggtgacacacacacacaagaaggTCTTAGTCGTGTTGGTGGAGAGCTTAATCACCCAGTTggtgacaaacacacacaagaagATCTTAGTCGTTTTGGTGGAGAGCTTAATCACCAAGTTggtgacaaacacacacaagaagATCTTAGTCGTGTTGGTGGAGAGCTTAATCACCCAGTTAGTGACAAACACACCCAAAAAGATCTTAGTCGTGTTGGTGGAGAGCTTAATCACCCAGTTGATTACAAACACACCCAAGAAGATCTTAGTCATGTTGGTGGAGAGCTTAATCACCCAGTTGGTGACAAACACACCCAAGAAGATCTTAGTCGTGTTGGTGGAGAGCTTAATCACCCAGTTGGTGACAAACACACCCAAGAAGATCTTAGTCGTGTTGGTGGAGAGCTTAATCACCCAGTTgatgacacacacacccaagaAGATCTTAGTCGTGTTGGTGGAGAGCTTAATCACCCAGTTgattacaaacacacacaaggaGAGCTTGATGAAGTGGTtgatgacaaacacacacaaggaGAGCTTGACAAAGCAGTtgatgacacacacacacaaggagaGCTTGATAAAGCAGTtaatgacaaacacacacaaggaGAGCTTGATAAAGTGTTTGATGACAAACGCACACAAGGAGAGCTTGACGAAGCAGTtgatgacaaacacacacaaggaGAATTGAGTAAGTGTGGTAAACACAAATGCAAAAAAGAAAGCTTTAGTAGTGGTGAATACATGAATTATTTGATAAAGCTTAATCATCAACAAATTAAACTTTGTGAAAGTCAATCTGTTAAAGCTTTTGTCATAACTGAAATGAAGAAAAATAATCTTGACATTGTGTTTGAAGATGAAGTAACAGTTTCTATAAAAGTTAAAGATGAGTCTGTTGGGGAAAAAGCTAAACATGTGTTTTCAGAATTGTTTGTATCTTATGTTATTGATGTAAACATTAACAAACCAactaattttttaacaaatgacTTTGTACAGTTGcttaaaaaaataagaagagaTGGAAAACTGTATGtagaattaaataataatgttataacaCTTGTTGGAACCAAAGATATTGATGCGAGTTTGTGCAGCTTACTGAAGAAAGTTATGAATGATTGTATTGCAGATGATATTTTGTTGCCAGCAGACTTTGACATGGACATGATTCAACATTTGAAAACTAAGATTCTAGACTTGTTGCAAGAAGAATATCTAGTTATTATTGAGCCATTTACAAAGGATGACTGTAATGGATTTACCTTAAAGGGCATTGGGCGTGATGTTCAGAATGTGAAAACAGGTGTCAGCAAAATGGTGGATGAAATGTTAGAAGAACAAAATAGTACAACGACAGATACTGGTGCTACCACCACTGCAGTGAAATGCCACTCTCTAAAATTACAGTTTTTACATTCGTGTCAAGCAGCCAAACTAGACTTCATCAACAAACTGAAGGAAATGGGAATGACAATTTTGAGTTTTGATATTTCTTCATCTGTTATTCATTTTGAACAAGGCATCAGTCCAGGGACAGTTCAGTCTTCACTAAATCAATTTGTTGTTATAGACAGTCACAGTTTGCAAAATCCTAAACATTTAACTGTAAAAGATATTCAGGACAAACTTGCTGCAGACCAGTCTTTGGATGGTTTACGGTATGATATCATTCCCACTGATGAGCAAGGAGGTAATGTGTTTTATCTTGTAGTGATAGCTGGTGACCAACATGCAGTACTGACATCTAAACTGAAAGAAATTTTAGACAATTACTCAGAACATGAAGAATTCTTTCCTCTTTCAGATCACCAGATTActtttttgaaagaaaaaaaaaaagtacaaatcAAAACAATAGATAAAGATACAAATGTTCGAATAAAATGTTCTACAGATCGGAATGGTTTCACTTTGCGTGGTTTGAAATTAGAAACCCAAGTTGCAGTACAAAAGTTGAAAAGTTTGATGACAGACATTGAAAATGAGATGGTAGAAGTTGAACTTAAAGAAAGTGTGTCGCAGTTATTACTGAAAAGTGAAGAGGCTCGATTTGAAACTGAAAATATTCTCTTTAAAGATGGCTTTTTATGCAAATGGTGCCTTGAAGAAAAAGCTGTTAGAGTACTGTGttttcataacaattgtattgAGGATTTTGAAAAAAGATTAATTGAAATTATTAAGGTGGAGAAAGTGCCCATTGGAAGTGAAACTGAGTTGAATCTTTTTCAGGTAGTAAGTGATATTCAAAATGAAAGAAACCTTCATGGTGGAAAGGTATTGATAATATTTCAGAAAAAGTCAAACAAAATCATTATCACTGGAACTTCAGATATAATGGAACAAACATTAGCAGTTGTAAAGAAAACATTGAACAGTTCACAAAAACTGGAGGTTGCACAACTTGTTCCAGATCTCAGAATAGCAGATGGATCAAGAGAATCAAAAAAAGATATATCAGTTGTTACAAAAAATACTTCATCAGATGGactaaaacaaccaaaaaaagaTATATCAGTTGTTGTCTCAAACAATACTGCATCAAATGGACCAAAAGAATCAGAAAATAATGTATCATTTGCTGCCTTAAGGAATACTACATCAGATGGTGAAAAACCAAAAACACAGGAGACTGTAATAGCTTCACCATTTGAAGAGTCGAAGAAGCTTACAACAAAGATCAGTGCATATTCTCATGTTACTGGCAATGTTAAAGGGGAAAATCTGCAGATATATAACTTAGATGAAAATGCCCTCAAAGAAACAGATGCTAAACATAAATATGCTAGGAGTCCAGTTCTAGATGAACAAACACCAAAAGAATCTGTTGTGAAAACAATGACCACCTTTACCAACAAATCTGTGCAAGAATCTAGCATACCCTCTCAAAGCAATGTGCTGGTTGATGATAATAAAAGCAGATCTAAATTAGAGTTCTCTGTTCCGATTAATAAACTGGCTGCATCAGATTTGCTGAGTCCTGATGGAAAACCCCTGCTCTCTAGTGTCGAGGAAAAGCATAATTGCAGAATTGAAATTGATGGAATGTCTCAACATGGTCATAAATCAGATTCTGTCATCAAAAATCAGGAAATGGCTGCTTGGTATTCACcaaatggtgtgtgtgttgttgctGTGAAGGGAGATATGTGGAAGATGAAAGCTGATGTGCTACTTTGTCCAGTCCATGACGCAACGCAGAACCTTCAGGAACTCATTCCAGCTGACTTTTTAAAAG gtGAAGAATTTTCACAATGTCAGAAATGTGTGAAAAGCTTGGATAAAAAGACAGTGGAATTTGTTCAAGTGAAAAACCAGAGATGCAAGTGTCTTGCATTTACACTGATTCCAagaccacaaaacaaaaacaaaactgtcaGCATTGATACAATTAACCAGACATTCAAAGAAGTGATGGACAAAAACTTTACATCAGTTGCGTTTCCTACTACTGTTGATGTCCATCTtgtcatacagtgtgtaaaagaTCTGCTGTGTACGAAATCATCTCAGCAGattctgaaaaatatatatattttattggaaTATGACCATGAATTGCAACATCTGAAATCTGTGATGGACAAGAAATGCAACAAGTGGGACATGACAG